The DNA region CCGTCGAGCGGGGCGTCGTTGTTCCGGCGGAAGCCCTCCTGCGGATGGAACTCCAGCAGCCGGTGGATCGTCTGCGCCGGATGCCCGGTCACATCTGCCATCCGCTTCGCCGCCCGGCCCGTCGGGGCGGCCAGGAGGATCGCGTCCTGCGCCACGCCTGCGGCCTCCGCCGCCCGCAGGACGGTCAGGATCACGGTGGTCTTGCCCACGCCGGGCGGGCCCGTGATCACGCTCACGCCGGCGGAGAGAGCGGTCACAACCGCTTCGGCCTGAGCGTCGTCCAGGCGCCCGCGAACCGCGGGACCCTCCAGGATCTCCCGCGCCTGGCCTTCGTCCACCAGCCCGGGCCGCAGCGCCGCCCCCCACAGCCACGCCCGCACCGTCTTCTCCGCGTCGTAGAGCGGCGGGAGGTAGACGATCCGCCCGCCGCCGGCGTCCGCAGCGGCGTCCGCAGCGATGTCCGCAGCGATGGCCTCGCCGCGCGTGATCAAGCTCTCCAGGGCCCCGGGCAGCCTCTCCAGGATCTCCCCGCCGAGGCCCTTGCCGTAGCCGCGCTTCTCCGCGATCCGGCGCAGGACCTCGAAGGCCCGGCGGACGAGCCCGTCCGCGCCGTCCGCGGGCAGCCAGAGATGGCCGTCCTCCTCCGCCGCATCGGCGAGCGTGTGCAGCAGCGCCGCCCGCAGCCGCCCGTCCGCCGCCGGATCCACGCCCAGCGCCTGGGCGGCCGCATCCGCCGTGAGGAAGCCGATCCCATCCACGCGCGTCAGCGCCCACGGATCACGCGGGAGGACATCCAGCGCTTCCGGCCCGAACTCCCGCCAGACCGCTTCCGCGGCGGCGGGCCCCAGCCCGGCCCGCCGGCACCAGATCAGCGCCCGGGCCCGAGCTTCCTCCTCCCCCGCGCGCTCCGCCGCGCGCCGTAGCGCGGCCTTCCGGGGCTCGGGAAGACCGAGCCCGTCCGGTCCCCCAGACCCGACCCACGCCCGGAAGCGGTCGAGGATGTCGCCGCCGTCGGGACGCCCGTCCCTCAGTGCGGCGGCCACCGCCGCCGACGTGCCCGGCCCGATCCCGTCCTGCTGCTCCAGCCACTTCGCCAGGCCCGCCAGGTCGGCCGGGCGCTCCGCCAGCACGGCCTCGACCTCCAGCTGCCGGCCGTATCGCGGATCGTCCACCCACCGGCCGACGAGCCGCACCACGTCTCCCGGCCGGCCCCAGTCCGCCAGCCGCCCGCGTGCCGTGAACGGCAGGCCGGACGCCGGCGCCACCGTCCAGACCGCGAAGGGCGAGCGTCCGGCACGGTCGGGCGGCGAGGCGTAGCGGCAGTGCCGTAGGGTCACGGTGACGGTGACGGATCCGTCCGTGCGCGGGCCTTCTTCCGCCCGTGCGGCTGCCACCGGGTCGGATCCCGTGGCCAGAGCGTCGGAGATGACGGCGGCCAGGGCGGAACCGTCGCCAGCGGCCTCTCCACGACCGCCCTGCAACCGGTCCACCTCCTCCCCGCTGAGTATACGGTATGACTGTCATACCATCCCTTTGCCGGTGTGGGAGCGGTGCGCTTCAACGCGCGCCGTGCTCAACTTCGTCCATGCCTGTCTGGCCTCAGCCGCGAGTCCGCTGAGCAGGCATCACGATGAGTGAGCATGCGTTGTTTACCGACAGCGGCCGTGGGGGATCCCCCTCCTCACGGGAGGGGGAGCAGGCCCTGCGGCCGTGGGGGGGGTCTCCCTCCTCACGGGAGGGGGAGTCACGACTCTACCCCCGTGGGGTAGAAGCATTCACACATGCTTACTTCCGATAAGGTGTAACCGCGCTATCCCGCTCAGTATGGAGGATCTCACGCTCTCTCCCTATCCCGGTAACACGTGGTAACACC from Bacillota bacterium includes:
- a CDS encoding AAA family ATPase, with the protein product MDRLQGGRGEAAGDGSALAAVISDALATGSDPVAAARAEEGPRTDGSVTVTVTLRHCRYASPPDRAGRSPFAVWTVAPASGLPFTARGRLADWGRPGDVVRLVGRWVDDPRYGRQLEVEAVLAERPADLAGLAKWLEQQDGIGPGTSAAVAAALRDGRPDGGDILDRFRAWVGSGGPDGLGLPEPRKAALRRAAERAGEEEARARALIWCRRAGLGPAAAEAVWREFGPEALDVLPRDPWALTRVDGIGFLTADAAAQALGVDPAADGRLRAALLHTLADAAEEDGHLWLPADGADGLVRRAFEVLRRIAEKRGYGKGLGGEILERLPGALESLITRGEAIAADIAADAAADAGGGRIVYLPPLYDAEKTVRAWLWGAALRPGLVDEGQAREILEGPAVRGRLDDAQAEAVVTALSAGVSVITGPPGVGKTTVILTVLRAAEAAGVAQDAILLAAPTGRAAKRMADVTGHPAQTIHRLLEFHPQEGFRRNNDAPLDGRMLIVDEASMVDARLFAALVAAVPPRMPVVLVGDRDQLPPVGPGAPFHVLARGGVPGVRMAVLDRIYRQDAGSAIPRNAVRIRQGLMPEEDGGPAWRVRLYARPRRKMPRAEWDEAGRALRRRMADDAVEAVRTLVLGGLSPDDVQVLAPIRRGEAGVDELNRRLRDVLNPLRPGMGVWRSRSGATELREGDRVIHVRNDYRKGVMNGEVGRVVAAGRIGLDEEGHAVWWSPDADGHPPAHLAGEIEELIRGVVVEYPDYGGGEPRAVPYAADEVGDLRLAYASTVHKFQGSEVPAVVFVVGMDAFTLLKRPLVYTAVTRARDRALVLAEEGALERA